The proteins below come from a single Tenuifilum thalassicum genomic window:
- a CDS encoding cysteine hydrolase family protein translates to MRKHLLSLLCVMALSITLKAIPDTSRVALVIVDIQEFYFPGGLSELVNPEPAAQNAAKLLSYFRENNMLVVHIGHKASSGMDFHKLVKPAEGEAVFIKTNVNAFKGTGLLEYLRGQQVSNLVICGMQTHMCVEAAVRAGADYGFKVTLIHDACATKDLKWENEIIQAKMVHLSTLSTLKSYAKIMSTEEFLKAN, encoded by the coding sequence ATGCGTAAACATCTTCTTTCGCTACTATGTGTGATGGCACTAAGTATCACATTAAAAGCGATTCCAGACACTAGCCGAGTTGCATTAGTTATTGTTGATATTCAAGAATTCTACTTCCCTGGAGGGCTGTCGGAACTTGTAAATCCGGAACCCGCTGCCCAGAATGCAGCAAAACTTCTATCCTATTTCCGAGAAAACAACATGTTAGTGGTTCACATAGGACACAAGGCTAGTAGCGGTATGGATTTTCACAAACTGGTAAAACCAGCAGAAGGGGAAGCCGTGTTTATCAAAACAAATGTTAACGCATTCAAAGGAACGGGTTTACTAGAATATCTTAGAGGGCAGCAGGTTTCTAACCTTGTAATTTGCGGAATGCAAACACATATGTGTGTTGAAGCAGCTGTACGCGCTGGAGCCGACTACGGCTTTAAGGTAACTCTAATTCACGATGCTTGTGCCACAAAAGACTTAAAATGGGAAAATGAAATAATTCAAGCAAAAATGGTTCACCTATCAACCCTTTCCACACTAAAAAGCTACGCCAAAATTATGAGCACCGAGGAATTCCTAAAAGCGAACTAG